The window AACGATGTAATTGCCAATTTTGAGAAGCTAGAAGAAAAGTCAGTGCGAGTTGCTGGGCGTATTATGGCAATACGTGGTCATGGTAAGGCTAGTTTTGTTCATGTAATGGACATGTCTGGTAAAGTGCAAGCTTACTTTCGTCAAGATGTGATTGGCGAAGTTGAATATGAAAAGTTTAAACTTCTTGATATCGGTGATATTGTTGGTATTGAGGGGATTGTTTTTAGAACTCAACGTGGTGAAATTAGTTTAAAAACAAGCAGCTTTGAAATTTTAGCAAAATCTCTTAGACCACTTCCGGAAAAATGGCATGGTTTAAAAGATGTTGAAACACGTTATCGTCAACGCTACCTTGATTTGATTGTCAATCCAGAAGTAAGAAATACTTTTGTAACACGTAGTAAAATTATTAAATCCTTACGAAACATATTGGATAAACGTGACTATTTAGAAGTAGAAACACCAATGATGCATCCGATTGCGGGTGGTGCTGCAGCCCGTCCTTTTGTTACACACCATAATGCATTAGATATGAATTTATTTATGAGAATAGCACCTGAATTGTATCTAAAACGCTTGATTGTTGGCGGGTTTGAGAGAGTGTATGAAGTCGGACGTGTTTTTAGAAATGAAGGCATTTCCGTTAGACATAATCCAGAATTTACAATTGTAGAATTGTACCAGGCTTATTCTGATTACCAAGATTTGATGCGTTTAACAGAAGACGTTGTTTCTGGTATCGCCTTAGAGGTGCTGGGCACGACGCAGATTACCTATCAAGGACAAGAAATTAATCTAGCGCCACCTTGGAATCGAATGACTATGCCTGAAGCAGTAAAAAAATATACGGATGTTGATTTTGATACCGTTACAACGATCGAAGAAGCAAGAAATATTGCAGATCGCTTAGGTGTTAAATACGAGAAGAAGAATGGCATTGGCGGCATCTTAAATAATATATTTGAAGATAAGGTTGAGGAACATTTGATTCAGCCTACCTTTATTATTGGACATCCTACTGAGATTTCTCCATTGGCCAAACGTAATAAAGAAAATCCTGATATTACAGATCGTTTTGAAGTTTTCATCTTTGCACGTGAACTGGCAAATGGTTTT is drawn from Pelosinus sp. IPA-1 and contains these coding sequences:
- the lysS gene encoding lysine--tRNA ligase, producing MTEVKNQEIQKTEDLNELMRVRREKMTAFEEQGIEPFARKYDVTIHANDVIANFEKLEEKSVRVAGRIMAIRGHGKASFVHVMDMSGKVQAYFRQDVIGEVEYEKFKLLDIGDIVGIEGIVFRTQRGEISLKTSSFEILAKSLRPLPEKWHGLKDVETRYRQRYLDLIVNPEVRNTFVTRSKIIKSLRNILDKRDYLEVETPMMHPIAGGAAARPFVTHHNALDMNLFMRIAPELYLKRLIVGGFERVYEVGRVFRNEGISVRHNPEFTIVELYQAYSDYQDLMRLTEDVVSGIALEVLGTTQITYQGQEINLAPPWNRMTMPEAVKKYTDVDFDTVTTIEEARNIADRLGVKYEKKNGIGGILNNIFEDKVEEHLIQPTFIIGHPTEISPLAKRNKENPDITDRFEVFIFARELANGFSELNDPIDQEGRFNSQVEQRESGDDEAHMMDHDYVNALEYGLPPTGGLGIGIDRLVMLLTDSPSIRDVLLFPHMRHKE